One sulfur-oxidizing endosymbiont of Gigantopelta aegis genomic region harbors:
- a CDS encoding MerR family transcriptional regulator, with the protein MSNIALTIGRLAKMASVNVETIRYYQKRGLIQEPVKPDQGYRIYSQAAYEQLLFIQRAKRVGFTLGEIQELLILDEKANCREASLLAQQKLNLVTEKIAELLQIKQTLQHYVSDCEHNAKNNRDKDNISCGFIKSFKSTSK; encoded by the coding sequence ATGAGCAATATAGCCCTAACCATTGGCAGATTAGCAAAAATGGCTTCAGTGAATGTTGAAACAATTCGTTATTATCAAAAACGTGGCCTGATTCAAGAACCCGTTAAACCCGATCAGGGCTATCGAATTTATTCACAAGCAGCTTATGAACAACTATTGTTTATTCAGCGGGCTAAACGGGTTGGTTTTACTTTGGGTGAAATTCAAGAGTTATTAATACTTGATGAGAAGGCAAATTGCAGGGAAGCGAGCTTATTGGCCCAGCAGAAGTTAAATCTGGTGACAGAAAAAATTGCAGAACTGCTACAGATTAAACAAACATTACAACATTATGTTTCAGATTGTGAGCATAATGCAAAAAATAATAGAGATAAGGATAATATAAGCTGTGGTTTTATTAAATCATTCAAGAGCACCAGCAAATAA